AGCCGCCGCCGACCCAGATCGGGATGCGCGGCTGCTGCACGGGCTGCGGCAAGAACGTCACATCATCGATCCGGTAGTGTGCGCCGTGATAGCTAAACGGCTGCCCGCTCCACAGCCCCGCCAGCACGTCGAGCGCCTCGTCGACCATCTGGGATCGCTGTCTGGTATCGGTGATCTCGCCTAGCTTCGCGAAATCGGCGTCGCTGCCGTTGCCGATGCCCACGCCCACGATCAGCCGCCCATGCGAGAGATGATCGATCGTGACGGCCTCGCGCGCCAGCTTCCAGGCTCGTCGCCGGGAGAGCGGCGTGACGGTGATGCCCAGCCGAATCCGATCCGTCCGCAGCGCCATCGCCGCCAGCGCAATCCACGGATCGTAGGTGATGTGATCCTGGTGCCAGTGAAAAATGTAGTCTTCGAGAAAGATGCCATCCCATCCTGTGGCTTCCGCCAGATGAGCCAGCTCGGCCAGTGTACGCGCGTCGCCATATGTGCCGGCACTTGCCAGGACAATACCGGAGCGCATCTGTACCTCCTCGTGTGTTTTGGAGCGCGGCGAGTACGTCGAATCGCCTGAGGTCAAGACAGACCAGCTTAACGCCAGCCTGTGACAGCTACGGTCATAACGTGCTGATTCAACGGTGCGGCAGGAGGAAATTGGGCAAAGAAAAAGTCCTGGGCGATCTGCTCAGGACTACAGTCTACGTCTTGGCGACCCCGAGAGGGCTCGAACCTCCAACCTACAGCTCCGGAGGCTGTCGCTCTATCCGATTGAGCTACGGGGTCGTAGAACGTCCTGCAATATACCACGCAACCGCGCTCGATGCAAGTCTGTGCTCGACAGGTGCACTCATGCTCATCGCGGCATGCGCGCCACCAGCGCCGCGCCGCCCCGTAGCGCAGCAGCACGGCGCAGGGCTGGGCAGCAGGGTATGCGATTCTGCATCAGCAAGAGCAATATTGGGGGGACTCCCCCAAACTCCCGGCCTCACGCTGCACTAGCGCGGCGGATGCTCGTCCGCGCCGTACTGCTGCTCCCAGCTCCTCACGATGTCGCGCGCATCGATCACGTCGGCGATACCCTCAGGCTCGGCGCTATAGCGGAATAGCTCGCCGGGAGTGCAGTGGAAATATTCGCACAGCTTCGCCAGTGCCTGGAGCGAAACCCGATCCGACTGGTTGTTGATCATTGCGGTCAGCGTGTTCGCCGAAATACCCGTCTCCTGAGCGACCTCGTTCAGGCGAATCCGGCGATCCAGTTGGTTCTCGCGTTGGGTCAGCAGCTCACGCAGGCGAAGTCTCATCGTAGCCATATACGCTCCTCGCTTATGTCTGTGCTACCGTCAAGTATACGAGGTTCTGGCTGTGCAAGCAACTCGCATTGACAGCGTAAGGCCACGTGTGCTACGATCACCGGCGACAAATCACCATGTGTGCTAGGGGGGCCGGAAGAGTCCGGCTGAGAGGTTGGCCCGCAATGCCAATGACCCTTTGAACCTGACCTGGGTTATACCAGCGTAGGGAAGCAAGAGGCAAAACTGCCGCTGCGTTTTCTTACGCGGCGGCTTTTTTTATGCTCGTTAAGGAGTAGCCACTATGCTACGGAATATCATCGGGCTGCTGCTGGCGCTGCTGATTCTGGCGGGCTGCGGCGGCAGTGTGGGAACCGGCGCGGAGGGCGCGCAGCCGGGATCGACGGCTCAGGCCACGCAGACGACGGCGGAAACAACAGACAGCGGCCCGGCTGAGGCCCAGACGGTGACGGGCGAAACCTACCCCAACACGCTGACGGTTATGTCGCACGACAGCTTCAATCTGAGCACCGAGGTCATCGCCGAGTTCGAGAAGGCCAACAACGTCAAGCTTCAGTTCTTAAAGGCGGGCGATACCGGATCGGCGCTCAATCGCGCGCTGCTGACCAGGGGCAATCCGCTGGCGGACGTGTTCTTCGGCGTCGACAACACCTTTCTCAGCCGGGCGCTCAGCGCGGATGCCTTCGAGCCGTACGCGCCTCAGGGCCTCGACCAGATCCCCGCTGATCTGAGGCTGGACCCGCAGGATCGCCTGATCCCGATCGACTATGGCTTTGTCAATCTCAACTACGATAAATCCAGCGATCTCTTCAAAGATCAGGCGCAGCCGGAGCAACTGCCGCTTGAGGATCTGACCCGTCCCGAATTCAAGGGCAAGGTCGTCGTCGAGAATCCGGCGACCTCCTCGCCTGGGCTGGCGTTCATGCTGGCGACGGTCGACTACTTTGGGCAGGAGAAGTGGCTGGACTGGTGGCGGCAGATGAAGGAAAACGGTGTGGTGGTAGTCGATGGCTGGGAGACAGCCTACTACACCAACTTCAGCGGCTCGTCCGGCCAGGGGCCGCAGCCGATCGTCGTGAGCTACGCGACTTCTCCTGCCGCCGAGGTAGCTTTCTCCGAGGGCAAGCTCACCGAGCCGCCGACCGGAAACATCTTGCCGCCCAAAGGCTCGTTCCGCCAGATCGAGTTCGCGGGCATTCTCAAGGGCACCAGGAACCGCGCGCTGGCCGAGAAATGGATGGACTACATGCTCTCGCAGCGCGTGCAGGACGACATCATGCCGCAGATGGTCGTCTATCCCGTGCTGCCCACAGCGAAGATCCCGGAGGTCTATCAGCAGTTCGCGCCGGTGCCGCAAGCGCCCGCCACGCTCGATCCTGAGACGATCGCCCAGAACCGCGATACGTGGATTCGGGAGTGGACCGAGGCCGTGCTGCGCTAGCCGAGCGAAGAACAAAAGAACTGGGTGCCATGCGGGTGCCCTCTGGGCATGGGCACCCGCATGGCACCCGGCGCACCAAGAACCGAGAGGAAACTCTCTCCCCCTCTCCTGCCGCAGCGGGAGAGGGGCCGGGGGTGAGGGCCTGAACGTGAAACTGGAAGCGTGAAACTCGAAACTCGAAATGGGGATCATCGGTGGCGACTCGCCGTGCGCGGCAGCCTGGCGCTGCTGCGCGTCGCGCTATCTGGCCTGCCGCTGATCTTCTTCGCGCTCTTCTACTTCTACCCGCTGGCCGCGATCCTGCGGCTCAGCTTCACCTCCGCCGAGCAATCGGTCGCTGGCATGGCGGCCCTGTGGCGCGACAGCTACTACCTGCGGGTGCTGTGGTTTAGCGTCTGGCAGGCCACGCTCTCGACCGCGCTGACGCTGGCTTTTGGCCTTCCGGCGGCGTATGTCTTCGCGCGCTACCAGTTTCGGGGCAAGACGCTGCTGCGGGCGCTGGCGACGGTGCCGTTCGTGCTGCCGACGGTCGTCGTGGCGGCGGCGTTCGCGGCGCTGCTGGGCCAGAACGGCCTGGT
This sequence is a window from Herpetosiphonaceae bacterium. Protein-coding genes within it:
- a CDS encoding helix-turn-helix transcriptional regulator; this translates as MATMRLRLRELLTQRENQLDRRIRLNEVAQETGISANTLTAMINNQSDRVSLQALAKLCEYFHCTPGELFRYSAEPEGIADVIDARDIVRSWEQQYGADEHPPR
- a CDS encoding LLM class flavin-dependent oxidoreductase produces the protein MRSGIVLASAGTYGDARTLAELAHLAEATGWDGIFLEDYIFHWHQDHITYDPWIALAAMALRTDRIRLGITVTPLSRRRAWKLAREAVTIDHLSHGRLIVGVGIGNGSDADFAKLGEITDTRQRSQMVDEALDVLAGLWSGQPFSYHGAHYRIDDVTFLPQPVQQPRIPIWVGGGYPLQGPLRRAARWDGSCMYKHAPDAWQDMTPGDIRALRAFVESQRGASAPFDIVVGGRERSEDWEQERAYIRSAAEAGATWRIEHVPPSDLDVLRARVERGPLRID
- a CDS encoding thiamine ABC transporter substrate-binding protein; translated protein: MLRNIIGLLLALLILAGCGGSVGTGAEGAQPGSTAQATQTTAETTDSGPAEAQTVTGETYPNTLTVMSHDSFNLSTEVIAEFEKANNVKLQFLKAGDTGSALNRALLTRGNPLADVFFGVDNTFLSRALSADAFEPYAPQGLDQIPADLRLDPQDRLIPIDYGFVNLNYDKSSDLFKDQAQPEQLPLEDLTRPEFKGKVVVENPATSSPGLAFMLATVDYFGQEKWLDWWRQMKENGVVVVDGWETAYYTNFSGSSGQGPQPIVVSYATSPAAEVAFSEGKLTEPPTGNILPPKGSFRQIEFAGILKGTRNRALAEKWMDYMLSQRVQDDIMPQMVVYPVLPTAKIPEVYQQFAPVPQAPATLDPETIAQNRDTWIREWTEAVLR